The genomic segment TACGGGTCGATCCCCGCCGAGCCGGCGAAGACCCGCGCGAACCGGGACCGCAGGCCGGTCTTGTAGAGGAAGCTGACCCGCGGCTGGAGCACGCCGTAGCCCGCCACGACGCGCCGGCCGTCGGTAGACAGTACCGGGCGGTTGAGCGGGTGCGCGAGCGTCGCCACGAGCCGGCGCGCCGCGTCCCGCGGCAGCACCGTGTCCGCGTCGAGCGTCAGCACGAATTTGGCTTCGAGCGCGGCCGCGTCGCCGGTCCGCACGGTGTAACTCGTGTCCGCCGCGCCGCGGAGGAGACGGTTAAACTCGTCGAGCTTGCCGCGCTTGCGCTCCCACCCCATCCACACCCCTTCGGAGGGGTTGAACAGGCGCTTGCGGTGGAACAGGAAGAACTTGTCCGGCCCGTTCCGGGCGTGTCTCCCGTTCAACCGACGGATTTCGTCGGCCGCGGCTTTGACGAGCGCCTCGTCGTCGGGCGCCGTCTCGCTCGGGGCGTCGGCCCAGTCGGTGAGCAGCGCGAACCGGAACTGGGGGTCCGGGTTGGCGAGGTAGTGCAGCTCCAGCCGCTCGCAGAGGGCCGTCACGCTCTCGGGCCGCGTGAGCATACCGGGAATGACGACGACCGTGCGCCAGTCGCCCGGGACGCCGGCCGCGAAATCGAGCTTCGGCAACACCCGCGGCGGCAACACGCGACAGACGAGTGCGTTCACCACGGCGACCGCGACCTCGCCGGCCGGCAAAAAAACCGCCAGGGCAACGAGCACGAGCAGCCCGGGGGCGGCCCCGGCGGCCGCACACAGCCCCACTGCGAGCGCGACGAGTGCGGCGGTGACCAGCGCCAGCCCGCCGAAGTAAACGGTGTGAGGGTAGTCCGTGAGCGCCGTTCGCCAGCGGTCGCGGAACGGGAACCGGCACCCCAGTTCGCGGGCGAGCGCCGCGCGGCCCTCGGCCACGAGGTGGTAACCGACGTGCCGCTCACGGGGCGTCGTGCCCGCGGCGGCTCGCGCCACCGCCCGCCGGGCCACTTCCACCTCGTTTCGCTTCGCGGCTTTCGCCAACTGCTCAACGGCCCTGCGGTACCGGTCGCGGGTGGCGAGTTCCTGGCGCAGGTACACGCCGGTCGGTTCGGTCCGGAGGGCGTCTTCGACCAGGCTGGTCCGCTCGAAGAACGCGCTCCAGTCCACCGCGTTGAGCAACCGCAGGCTGGTGACGCAGTTGCCGACGGACACCTGATTGGCCGCCTGGCGGCGGTGCTCGCGGCGCAAGACTTCGGTCAGGTCGCCCGCGACGTCCCAGACGATGGCCGGGGTCTCGCCGAGGTCGCGGACCGCCTGGTGCCAGCCGACCAGGAACGCGTCGGACGGGTCGGCCGGCAGCGGCGGCACGCGGCCGGTGGCCGCGCGCCGAACCCAGGCGACCGCCCGCTCCCGTTCGGACCGCGTGGTCAGCATCTGCCCGGCGAGCCGCCGGAGGTTCTCGAGGAGCGCCAGCCGCAGCATCGTGGGCACCGCCCACAATTCGCCGGTGGTGAGCGGCGTCACCTCCTGGTAGGCGCGGACGAATCGCAGCACCTGTGCGTCGTCAATGTGGCTGTCGGTGTGGGAGACGAGCGCGACGGCGAGCCCGTACACCCGCGGCAGCCCCGCCCACGCCCCGCCCCCGGCCACCGGTAGCTCGTCGGCGTACCCGCGCGGCAGGTCGGTTTTCACCTCGCGGAGCACGTCCTCGATTACAAAGAAGTTGTCGAGCAACCACTCCGCATCTGGCATCAGGGGTTCGGTCCGCGCCGTGGCCGCGGCCGCGTCGCGCGCCTGGCGGAGGACCGCGCCGTTGTCGCGGAGCCGGCGAAGGAGCGGGCGCGAACCGTGTGTCCCGGTCGCCCGTGTCGCCCGAGCCAGTGACCGGGCGAGGTCCGCAAGGTGGTCCGCGCCGAAAAGTTCCGCACGGAACGGCTCGTTCGGGTGAACACTGAGAGCGACGTGAGGAGGCGCGTCGGGGGGTGATAGTTCCATTCGGGGCACGTTCCTCGCATAGTTCTGGTAGGATTTCGTTGTGAGCAAACTCAGTGCCGTCCGCCGATGGCCCCTCCCCTCCGATCTCACTCGGTCGTTAGTAGACGGAACGATTGCGCGCCCCGCGAGCCATCACTGCGTGGTGCGAACTGCCACACACGGCAAGAAAAGCCGGTCGCTCTGATGTTTACGGCGCGAGGGTTGCTAGCTGCCTAGCCGACGTCGCGAGTGACGTTTGATTCCGTCGGACCCGCAGCTCGGTCCGATCGCCGACACGAGTCGTGATCCGACCTTTAGGCCCTATTCACGAAAATTGAGAACTTCGACGCCGAGCCTTCGGTTCGGGCCGTGGAGATCAGACGCTCATGAACCCGAAGTGGCTCGTCCGGCTCGATCAGGAGGTCTCCTCGTATTCGATTCTGGTCTCCCTCGTCGTCGTCGCGCTCCTCGCCGGCGCCATCGAACGGTCCGGGCTGCTGGGGTGGGCGCTCGGACTCTTCGGGAGCTTCACCCGTTGGGGGATACGAACCGGGTTTCGGGTCTGGGAGCGGTGCCTGTCCTGGGCGACCTGGTGGGTGTATCTCGTCGCCACACTCGTGCTAATCACCGTTGGTGCTCTCGTCGGGCACAGCCTCCCGGGCGTCAGCCTCGCCTGCGCGGCACTGACTCTGGCGATGGGCATGGTAACGTGTCTGGCGTACATGTTCATCGACATCGAGCGGTACGAAGTCGAACGCGGCCGGAAGGCGGTCCACAACCCGATGAAGGGCCAGGACCTGGCCCCGAACGTGGCCCGGTACGGGCACCGGGTCGGGGTGCCGCTCCTAGTCGCCGCGGCCGCCGGGGTGATCGGCGGCTTCACGCTCTTGAACGAGGGCGCTTACGAGACGATCGGCCGCGACTGGTACCTGACCGAAGAAGACAGCCGGCCGGGGTTCGCGGACTTCCTCACGTACTCACTGATCAACCTGTTGAGCCTGGTGGACGTGCTCAACCTGGCCGATTCCCACCGCCTGCTGCACGCCGCGTTCGTGAAAAAGGGGGACTGGCCGGCCGCTGTCATGCAAGCCGCGTTCCGGTCGTTCTTCACCCTGATCCTGCTCCAACAGGTGTTCGCGTCGGTCCGCCAGGGGCGCCTCCTCTCCGAAACGATCGCGGACTTCTGGAGCCCCCACGAACCGATCCACGATCGCGCGCGCAACGCCCTGCCCCAGTTCGGCGCAGCGGCGATCGGGCCGATCCTCGTCTCCCTGCGCGAGATGACGGCGCTCACCAAGGAGCAACGGGACCAGTTGCCCCTCGTACTCGCTGCGATCGGGCCGTCAACGATACCCATGCTGGTCCGGCACCTGACCGACCCGCACGAACACGTTCGCGCCGTCGCCGCGGGCGCGCTGGGCCTGCTTCGCACCGGTGACGTCGCCCCGCAGCTCGCGGCCCTGGTCGGAGATCCGAGTGACCTCGTCCGCACGAGCGCGGTCGAGGCCCTCGGGTCGATCGCGGCGGGAGCGGCGCGGGCGGAACGGGCGCGACACATCCGCGTGCGGCGCCGGAGCGGGGGCCGCTGGCCGTTCTTACGCATCGGACAGCCGGAGGTTCCAATCGAAAACCCGACCGCCGTCGCTGTCGCCGCACTTCAACAGGCGCTGGGCGACGATCTCGCGGCGGTGCGTAGCGCCGCGGCGACCGCACTCGGCGACGCCGGGAGCGCGGCCGCAGGCGCGGCCGACGCGCTCGCGGTCCTGCTGCACGACGCGGACGAAACGGTGCGCTGCCGCGCGGCGGAAGCGCTCGGGTTGGTCGGCGGGTCGCCCGATGCCCTGACGCCCGGACTCGAGGACACCTCCGCGCCGGTCCGGGCGGCGGCCGCGCGGGGGCTGAAGTCGCTGGGCCGACGGGCCAGCGGGGCGGTCACGCGGCTCGCGGAACTGCTCCAGGACCGCGACGAGACCGTCCGCACCGCCGCGGCCGAGGCCCTGAACGCGATCGGGCCGCTGTCCAACGGCGCCACCCACAAACTGGCCGAAGGATTGTCCAGCCCGGACACCGAGGTTCGTGCCCAGGCCGCCGAAGCGCTCGGAACGGTGGACGCGCCCGCCGAACACGCCGCCCCTCATCTGGTCGGGGCGCTGGCGGACGGCAACGACGTCGTTCGCGCAAAAGCCGTGGAGGCGCTCGGGAAAATCGGCGAGGCGGCCGCCGACGTCGCCGTGCCCGGCCTGGTCAGGGCCTTACGCGATAAGGACAGTTGGGTCAGCGCGCGCTGGCGGCCGAGGCGCTCGGTGAAATGGGTGTCGGCGGGAGTAGTTCCGGGCCTCGTCCGCGCCCTGGGGCACGTCAACCCGCAGGTCCGGGCGAACTCGGCCGAGGCCCTCGGCAAGTTGGGCGCCGCCGCCGCGTCGCGCGGGCCGCGCTCGAACGGGCCGTCACCGACGAGGACGGCGGCGTCCGCGCCCGGGCGGCGCGGGGGCGCTCGGCGCCATCGGCCCGCCCACGCTCTCGACCGTTCAGCTCGTGAGGTCCGCGATCACGGACCCCGACCCGGTCGTGCGAGCCGGCGGGGCGGCCGCCGTCGGTGCGTGGGCCGCCCCGCCGGCCGACGTTCTGGAAGACTTGCTCCCGCTCGTTCGCGACCCGAACGACGAGGTGAAGATTCAGGTGTGTGAAGTTCTTTCCGGGTGGTCGGGGGGAACGGAACGGGTCGTCGAAGGTCTCTGCCAGGCGCTCGCCGAGGACGACAGTGCATGGGTACAATCGTCGGCCGCGCTGGCGCTGGGCCGGATCGGTACTGGTGCCGCTCGTGCCGGACCAGCGCTCCTGCGGGCCGCCCAGACCGGCGAGGCCGGGGTCCGGGAGCAGGCGATGCGGGCGCTCGTGATGATCCAACCGCCCGAGGCGACAGAGGCCTTCACGTCCGGACTGGCCGACGCGACCGCCGAAGTGCGAATGGTGGCATCGGCCGGGTGGATGAAGGCGGAAGCCGTCCCCGCGTCCGCCGGTCCGGCTCTGGTCGAAGCGCTTCGAGACCCCGAACCACAAGTGCGGGCCAACGCCGCGCACGCCCTGGCCCGATTGGAGGAGCTGCCGACCGGTGCCGTAACGGCGCTCCGTGAGTGCGCGGGTGACCCGAACGACGGCCTCCGATTAAACGCCGCCCTCGCCCTGCGACAGGCCCCATCGGCCGAAGCCGCGGACCTGATGGAACACCTGCTGAACGACCCGAACGTGCGTGTGCGACTGGTTGCCGCGGGCGCGATCCTCAGCGTAACACCCACCCACCCGCACGCGGCGGAAGTAGTTCTCGCAGCGACCGACGATCAGTCCCCGCGTGTGCGCCAGGCAGTCGAAGAATTGCTTCCGCTCATTCCCAAAGAACCGGCCGGCTCCGACGCGAGCAAGGGAGAGGCGCCACTCGCCCCAACCGGCATGTAACCGGCAAAAGGCTTCAGGACCTACCCCGGCCCCCTCCCCGAAGGGCAGGGGTGAACGCGAGCGAAGCCTCCTCGGATCCTCCGAAGGCATCGGAATTCCGAAGGTCTTGTTCCTACCCCTTCCCTTCAGGCAGGGGGCCGGGCGGGTAGGTCGTCTCCGCCGGCCGCGTTCTCAAGGAGAATGCGCCTCACACGCGACCGTCCCGGACCTCCGGCGGCACGCGGACCGAACCACCGTGGCGGCCAATCGCACCGAGGACGCCCGGCACGTCGCACGTCTGACAGGACACCACCACCAGCCACCGGCCCGCGCGCAACTCGCCCTCGTAGTACGCGCCGGCCTCCTCTGGTACACCCGCCTCTTTGAGACCGCTGGCACAGTCGTGTGCGGCGCCGGCCCCGGAGACGATGTGAACGCGCTCCTCGTCGTGTCCGTCAGCGAGGAGGTGGTGCACGGCCCGGTCCGCGCGTTCGGGCAGATCGAATACCGCGACCAGGGTGCGGAAGTCGTGTGCGTCCATCTCGACCTCGTATGAAGGTGCGGCGCGACTGCGCGGCGCGGTCGAAAGGGCTGCACACGCCGGGCCGATGCCCGAAACTCGAACGCCCCCGGGTTTATCGTTGGCCACCCCAAATGGGCACGAGGTCGCCTAGCTTCGGCCACTTAGCCCGTCTATGCTATCTTTTCATAGGACCGTTTCCCCAACAGCCGTACACGGTGACTTCTCGCGCGGGTGTCCGCTGAGTTCCGACCGGCACCGAGCCCCATTTCTCAACGAGCTGTTTTCATGAGCACCAAACCCGCCCTCTTGCGCGCCGAGCCGCACGCCACACTGGGGGCGGTGGTTCTGCGGGACGCGGGTGTGATCGTCGAACGGTGGGCGCGCCGCTCCGTCGAGGAACAGCCGTCCGCGCGGCGGGTCCATCACGAGGCCCTGCTCGACCACTTTCCGACGTTCCTTTGGGAACTCGGCCGCGGGTTGGCCGATGCGCGAGAGGAAGACTCGTTCCGCCACTGCCGCCCGGCGGACGTCCACGGCGACCAGCGGTGGGAGGCCGGGTGGTCGGTCGGGGAAGTGGTCCGCGACTACCAACTGCTCCGCGTCGTGCTGGTGGAACACCTGGACGAGGCGCTCGGCCGCGCGCTGACCACGCGCGAGGCGCAGGCGATCGGCGTGTACATCGACGACGCCATTGCCGCGAGCGTTTCGGCCTACGCGGCGTGCCAGGCGGCCGCGCAGCGCCCGGCGGAGGTGCGGCAGAGGGTGCCGGGCGCCGCGCGCGACGAGCTCCTCGGGGTGATGGGCGTGCTGGGGCACGAGTTGCGGAACCCGATGGCGCCGCTCGGGAACGCGCTCCAGATCCTGAAGGTCGCGGCCGCCGACCCCACCGCGGTGGAACGCGCCCGGGCACTCATGGAGCGACAGCTCCGCGTGATGACGCGTCTGGTGGACGACCTCATGGACCTGCCGCGCCTGGGCCGGGGGAAAATGGGGCTCAAGACCGAGCGCCTCGACCTCTCGGCTCTCGTTAGGGACGCCGCGAACGACCGGCGGCCGGCGTTCGAGGCCGCGGGTATCGCCCTTACCGTCGCCCTCCCCGCAGAGCCGCTCCGGACCACCGGGGACGCGGCGCGGTTGAGCCAGGTGTTCGGCAACCTCCTCGGTAACGCGCTGAAGTTCACCGACCGCGGCGGCGCGGTTCACGTTCGGCTCTCGCGGGACGACGTCGGAAAGGTGGCCACCTTTTCTGTCAAAGATTCCGGGGTCGGGATCGACCCGAGCATTCTGGAACAAGTGTTCGAGCCCTTCGTTCAGGCCGACCGCTCGGTCGAGCGCAGCCGGGGCGGTCTCGGGTTGGGGCTCGCCCTGGTCAAGGGGCTCGTCGAGTTGCACGGCGGGACCGTCCGGGCGGCCAGCGCCGGCGCCGGGACGGGCACCGAAGTGACCGTCGAACTCCCGCTCATCGACCTCGACGCGCGGGCGCCGCGTGCGAACGCGGGCGCAGCGCCGAAGGGGCCGGCTCGCCGCGTCCTGGTCATCGAGGACAACGTGGATTCGGCAGAAAGCTTGCAGATGTATCTGGAACTGCTCGGGCACGAGGTGGCGGTCGCGCACTCGGGTACCGATGGAGTGCGAACCGCCGAGACCGCTGTCCCCGACGTGATCGTGTGCGACATCGGGCTCCCCGGGATGAGCGGGCACGCGGTCTGTGCCCGACTGAAGACCCGCCCCGCGTTCGCGCGAACCCTGTTCGTGGCCCTCTCGGGCCACGCCGCGGACGGCCCCGAACTCGACCCGAGCGGCAACGGGTTCGATCTCTATTTGCTGAAACCGGTGGACCCGAAACAACTCGCGGAGGTGATCGCCGGTGCCGGTGCGAACAATCAGTGACCCCGCTGAAC from the Frigoriglobus tundricola genome contains:
- a CDS encoding HEAT repeat domain-containing protein gives rise to the protein MNPKWLVRLDQEVSSYSILVSLVVVALLAGAIERSGLLGWALGLFGSFTRWGIRTGFRVWERCLSWATWWVYLVATLVLITVGALVGHSLPGVSLACAALTLAMGMVTCLAYMFIDIERYEVERGRKAVHNPMKGQDLAPNVARYGHRVGVPLLVAAAAGVIGGFTLLNEGAYETIGRDWYLTEEDSRPGFADFLTYSLINLLSLVDVLNLADSHRLLHAAFVKKGDWPAAVMQAAFRSFFTLILLQQVFASVRQGRLLSETIADFWSPHEPIHDRARNALPQFGAAAIGPILVSLREMTALTKEQRDQLPLVLAAIGPSTIPMLVRHLTDPHEHVRAVAAGALGLLRTGDVAPQLAALVGDPSDLVRTSAVEALGSIAAGAARAERARHIRVRRRSGGRWPFLRIGQPEVPIENPTAVAVAALQQALGDDLAAVRSAAATALGDAGSAAAGAADALAVLLHDADETVRCRAAEALGLVGGSPDALTPGLEDTSAPVRAAAARGLKSLGRRASGAVTRLAELLQDRDETVRTAAAEALNAIGPLSNGATHKLAEGLSSPDTEVRAQAAEALGTVDAPAEHAAPHLVGALADGNDVVRAKAVEALGKIGEAAADVAVPGLVRALRDKDSWVSARWRPRRSVKWVSAGVVPGLVRALGHVNPQVRANSAEALGKLGAAAASRGPRSNGPSPTRTAASAPGRRGGARRHRPAHALDRSAREVRDHGPRPGRASRRGGRRRCVGRPAGRRSGRLAPARSRPERRGEDSGV
- a CDS encoding HEAT repeat domain-containing protein; the encoded protein is MRAGGAAAVGAWAAPPADVLEDLLPLVRDPNDEVKIQVCEVLSGWSGGTERVVEGLCQALAEDDSAWVQSSAALALGRIGTGAARAGPALLRAAQTGEAGVREQAMRALVMIQPPEATEAFTSGLADATAEVRMVASAGWMKAEAVPASAGPALVEALRDPEPQVRANAAHALARLEELPTGAVTALRECAGDPNDGLRLNAALALRQAPSAEAADLMEHLLNDPNVRVRLVAAGAILSVTPTHPHAAEVVLAATDDQSPRVRQAVEELLPLIPKEPAGSDASKGEAPLAPTGM
- a CDS encoding hybrid sensor histidine kinase/response regulator — protein: MSTKPALLRAEPHATLGAVVLRDAGVIVERWARRSVEEQPSARRVHHEALLDHFPTFLWELGRGLADAREEDSFRHCRPADVHGDQRWEAGWSVGEVVRDYQLLRVVLVEHLDEALGRALTTREAQAIGVYIDDAIAASVSAYAACQAAAQRPAEVRQRVPGAARDELLGVMGVLGHELRNPMAPLGNALQILKVAAADPTAVERARALMERQLRVMTRLVDDLMDLPRLGRGKMGLKTERLDLSALVRDAANDRRPAFEAAGIALTVALPAEPLRTTGDAARLSQVFGNLLGNALKFTDRGGAVHVRLSRDDVGKVATFSVKDSGVGIDPSILEQVFEPFVQADRSVERSRGGLGLGLALVKGLVELHGGTVRAASAGAGTGTEVTVELPLIDLDARAPRANAGAAPKGPARRVLVIEDNVDSAESLQMYLELLGHEVAVAHSGTDGVRTAETAVPDVIVCDIGLPGMSGHAVCARLKTRPAFARTLFVALSGHAADGPELDPSGNGFDLYLLKPVDPKQLAEVIAGAGANNQ